The proteins below are encoded in one region of Leptotrichia sp. oral taxon 218:
- a CDS encoding SDR family oxidoreductase: MDLSVSESPEKLFLLLKNENIKIDILINNAGMGVYGNFLELSQEEMKKIEKMLNLNMIAIVKLTKIFLNKIKTQKEGAILNVASTAAFQPGGPLMSTYYASKSFVLSFSEGIRYELKNTNIKVSTLCPGPTITEFEKMSEVKKWSNKIKTMSAKKLQK, encoded by the coding sequence ATGGATCTTTCTGTAAGTGAATCGCCAGAAAAATTGTTTCTTTTGTTAAAAAATGAAAATATAAAAATAGATATTTTAATAAATAACGCAGGAATGGGAGTTTATGGAAATTTTTTGGAATTATCGCAAGAAGAGATGAAAAAGATAGAAAAAATGTTAAATTTAAATATGATAGCAATTGTTAAACTCACAAAAATATTTTTAAATAAAATAAAAACACAGAAAGAAGGTGCAATTTTAAATGTTGCTTCAACAGCAGCATTTCAACCAGGCGGGCCTTTAATGTCAACCTATTATGCAAGTAAAAGTTTTGTGCTATCTTTTAGTGAAGGAATTAGATATGAATTAAAAAATACTAATATAAAAGTTTCCACACTTTGTCCAGGACCGACAATTACAGAATTTGAAAAAATGTCAGAAGTAAAAAAATGGAGCAACAAGATAAAAACAATGTCCGCCAAAAAGTTGCAAAAATAG